In Lodderomyces elongisporus chromosome 1, complete sequence, a genomic segment contains:
- the DUR4 gene encoding urea permease, with protein sequence MEPSLTQGAGYGLIVGGGAFFAIVMNYVTFLQNKYSAHNSKKVDEFVSGSRNVGFGLLLSGILSNWTWSLTLLESAVKSYDIGISGSYWYAIGGMLQVSVFSVVSSKIKKNANLVTTFPEMAYFRFGKAGHLSFLWCGFVCNSIVSSCILLGGSAVFHAVTGVSQYATLFLIPFGCAVYVSFGGLRATFISDATHTCIILVFIIVFTLEVYYGNDKIGSPRKLWEMLQSLPPVDDNYHGSYLTFRSQQGAIFSVISCITGFGLVVNDQAYLSRAVAADPRITSRAYFFASICWFVIPFAMGAGLGLGARALTVYPDFPKLSDFEVGEGLPPVACATYLMGKTGSAMILVMIFFSVTSSFSGELIGTSTLISYDIYKRYYKPDAKPNQVVRVAKISVFGWAIFSSCLASIFYGAAKISMGWLFNFLGCATAAGVFPIALSFVWKDLNKVGAVGGSIGGMVLAIMAWLIACYKLTGEITVTNLSSQWVSFTGNAVALAFGGIISITASLISPANFDFEKTRNRTSLMPKSKEMEIVENSSSDGESVLGKIESKVESAEKREREKNAAVVMVDVVLSKDVKNEAESKSIEKARSKANDNKNDSEIEQDLVDIESSTSNSELDMNLDAVIDHKHLDHQFKKYCGLVALAVLILVFVIPVPLGASPYIFSPHFLEGVVIIIIIWLFCSLFYVVILPIVEARKSIWRIFKASVSFRKDKSQE encoded by the coding sequence ATGGAGCCATCATTAACTCAAGGAGCTGGCTACGGCCTTATTGTTGGGGGCGGTGCATTTTTTGCTATTGTGATGAACTATGTCACTTTTCTCCAAAACAAGTATAGTGCCCATAACTCGAAGAAAGTTGATGAGTTTGTTAGTGGCAGTAGAAACGTTGGTTTTGGACTTTTACTAAGCGGTATTTTGTCAAATTGGACATGGAGTTTAACTCTTTTGGAATCTGCAGTAAAATCATATGATATTGGGATCTCGGGGAGTTACTGGTATGCCATCGGTGGTATGTTACAAGTCAGCGTGTTCTCAGTTGTCTCTTCCAAAATCAAGAAGAATGCCAATTTGGTGACTACATTTCCCGAAATGGCGTATTTTCGATTCGGTAAAGCTGGCCATTTGAGTTTCTTGTGGTGTGGCTTTGTGTGCAATTCGATTGTGAGCAGCTGTATCTTACTAGGCGGCTCGGCCGTGTTCCATGCCGTCACTGGTGTAAGTCAATATGCTACGTTGTTCCTCATTCCATTCGGCTGCGCCGTGTATGTGAGTTTTGGTGGATTGAGGGCAACATTCATTTCAGATGCCACACATACCTGTATTATCTTGGTGTTCATAATTGTGTTCACCCTAGAAGTTTATTATGGAAACGATAAGATTGGATCTCCTCGTAAATTGTGGGAGATGTTGCAGTCATTACCCCCAGTTGATGACAACTACCATGGTTCATATTTGACTTTTAGATCGCAGCAAGGTGCCATTTTTTCCGTTATCAGTTGTATTACCGGTTTTGGATTGGTTGTCAATGACCAAGCATATTTGTCTAGGGCAGTGGCAGCTGACCCCAGAATTACTTCTAGAGCATATTTCTTTGCGTCAATTTGTTGGTTTGTTATACCTTTTGCAATGGGTGCAGGTTTGGGTCTTGGTGCAAGAGCATTAACTGTTTACCCCGATTTCCCCAAACTTTCTGATTTTGAAGTTGGTGAAGGTCTTCCGCCAGTGGCATGTGCTACATATCTCATGGGTAAAACGGGGTCAGCAATGATCTTGGTTATGATATTCTTTTCAGTCacttcttccttctctGGTGAGCTTATTGGGACATCAACATTGATTTCCTACGATATTTACAAGAGGTACTATAAACCTGATGCCAAACCAAATCAAGTTGTTAGAGTAGCCAAGATTAGTGTATTTGGTTGGGCCATTTTCTCGTCTTGCTTAGCTTCCATATTTTATGGTGCGGCCAAGATATCTATGGGATGGCTCTTTAACTTTTTGGGCTGCGCCACTGCAGCTGGTGTGTTCCCTATAGCATTGTCATTTGTATGGAAAGACCTAAACAAAGTAGGTGCTGTTGGTGGGTCAATTGGGGGCATGGTTCTAGCCATTATGGCGTGGTTGATTGCATGCTATAAATTAACGGGTGAGATTACTGTGACAAACTTGTCACTGCAATGGGTATCGTTTACTGGAAATGCTGTGGCATTGGCTTTTGGAGGTATTATTTCAATTACTGCATCGTTAATATCACCGGCAaattttgactttgaaaagACCAGGAACAGAACAAGCTTAATGCctaaaagtaaagaaatgGAGATTGTGGAGAATAGTAGCAGTGATGGAGAGCTGGTGTTgggaaaaatagaaagcaAGGTTGAAAGTgcagagaaaagagaaagagagaagaatgCGGCggtggtaatggtggaTGTGGTCCTACTGAAGGATGTAAAAAATGAAGCAGAAAGTAAGTCAATTGAGAAGGCAAGGAGTAAAGCAAACGACAATAAAAATGATTCTGAAATTGAACAAGATCTAGTCGATATTGAATCTAGCACAAGTAATTCTGAGTTGGATATGAATCTTGATGCAGTGATTGACCATAAGCATCTTGATCATCAATTTAAAAAGTATTGTGGTCTTGTTGCTCTTGCTGTACTAATATTGGTTTTTGTCATACCTGTACCCTTGGGTGCAAGTCCCTATATATTCAGCCCTCACTTTTTGGAGGGAGtggttattattatcatcatatggttgttttgttcattGTTTTATGTGGTAATCTTACCAATAGTCGAGGCAAGAAAGAGTATTTGGCGTATCTTCAAGGCCTCAGTACTGTTCAGGAAAGATAAAAGCCAAGAGTAA
- the MPP10 gene encoding U3 snoRNP protein (BUSCO:EOG09263ROQ): protein MSQENSGRVTLQELIQKPQDIFKLKLKLKLQDGSLEGESCANLFNELTKTIINPLVNKYSVLDELYIDGLDSTQVFGQTKIVLDGIGRRLLTEDIPQIKEKLQDDDREEGDEEGGNGEESEEESEAEFGKIQKPELEEFDDDEVSEDSQEYPSDEEEEEEDGDEVETLVGKDDHEKGVGIGTDSEGDDGEDTDVSQGDGKEVQKDAFGLNDGFFDIDQYNKQVLAMEKEDNFDDEDEDDEEEIDCFASLSDEGDGDDENGEEEQMDYYDDFYDKPGKFQNKSNKGRKSKQEDDDDDDEDDGEVSEYDFGDEEYDKAIDSARLDLFADESSSKPPKNNKTENLSSFEKQQRALQQEIAKLEAELVADKKWTLKGEVTSNERPKESLLEENELAFDRTAKPVPTITEEVTESIEDLIRKRIKEDDFNDLPRRIVQDLSRFHKGPQAEVSEQKSTRTLAELYDDEYNQVDAQQEQLNEEEKRQHDEISELFMTVTHKLDALCSAHFIPKPHEKKNIEIKVTDASAPSISMEDAQPLHISNEAQLAPQEIYKIGDDAVKGDGVKGKSEVQLKSGLSYSKDEIDRDEKQRLRRANKRKKAKNFREREEYKRQRTMQEPKSKERRTGAGEVIDTLSRAKNVTVIGKKGELRDAKGNLKKSNAPQTSTNFKL, encoded by the coding sequence ATGAGCCAAGAAAATAGCGGGAGAGTGACTCTTCAAGAGTTGATCCAGAAGCCGCAGGATATATTCAAGCTCAAGCTCAAGCTCAAGCTCCAAGATGGTAGTTTGGAGGGAGAATCTTGTGCAAACTTGTTCAATGAACTTACAAAGACCATAATCAATCCACTTGTCAACAAATACTCTGTTTTGGATGAGCTATATATCGATGGATTAGATTCGACCCAAGTGTTTGGTCAGACCAAGATAGTGCTCGATGGCATCGGGAGGCGTTTATTGACTGAGGATATCCCACAAATTAAGGAGAAATTGCAAGACGACGACAGAGAGGAAGGAGATGAGGAAGGAGGAAATGGCGAAGAAAGCGAAGAGGAGAGCGAGGCTGAATTTGGAAAGATTCAAAAACCAGAATTGGAAGAATTTGACGATGATGAGGTGAGCGAAGATTCTCAAGAATATCCAAGTGacgaggaagaggaagaagaagatggagaTGAAGTGGAAACTTTAGTAGGAAAAGATGACCATGAAAAAGgtgttggtattggtaCCGATTCCGAaggtgatgatggtgaagaTACAGATGTCTCACAAGGAGATGGCAAAGAGGTGCAGAAGGATGCTTTTGGTCTCAATGACGGTTTCTTTGATATTGACCAATACAACAAGCAAGTTCTTGCCATGGAGAAGGAAGATAactttgatgatgaagatgaagatgatgaagaagagattgattgttttgcaaGTCTAAGTGATGAAGGAGATGGCGATGATGAGAATGgcgaagaagaacaaatgGATTATTATGATGACTTTTATGACAAACCAGGAAAATTTCAGAATAAATCAAACAAGGGTAGGAAAAGTAAACAGGaagacgacgacgacgatgatgaagatgacggAGAAGTGAGCGAATATGATTTTGGCGATGAAGAGTATGATAAAGCAATTGACTCTGCTAGACTAGACCTATTTGCAGATGAAAGTAGTTCAAAGCCGCCAAAGAATAACAAGACAGAAAACTTGTCTTCgtttgaaaaacaacagcGTGCTTTGCAACAGGAGATTGCTAAGCTTGAAGCCGAGCTTGTTGCCGATAAGAAATGGACATTGAAAGGTGAAGTGACATCGAATGAGAGACCGAAGGAGTCATTGTTAGAGGAGAATGAGTTGGCTTTTGATCGTACTGCTAAGCCCGTACCAACAATCACTGAGGAAGTTACTGAGTCTATTGAGGATTTGATcagaaagagaataaagGAAGATGACTTTAATGATTTGCCAAGACGAATAGTGCAAGACTTGTCTAGATTCCATAAAGGCCCGCAAGCTGAAGTATCGGAGCAAAAATCAACACGAACCTTGGCTGAGCTTTACGATGATGAGTACAACCAAGTTGATgcacaacaagaacaattgAATGAGGAAGAGAAACGACAGCACGATGAAATAAGTGAGTTGTTTATGACGGTGACACACAAGCTTGATGCGTTATGCTCTGCTCATTTTATTCCTAAACCCCacgaaaagaagaatattgAGATTAAAGTGACCGATGCTAGTGCACCTTCGATAAGCATGGAGGATGCACAACCATTGCACATTTCAAACGAGGCCCAATTAGCGCCGCAGGAAATATACAAGATCGGAGATGATGCTGTCAAAGGAGACGGAGTTAAGGGTAAATCCGAAGTGCAATTGAAATCGGGACTTTCGTATTCAAAGGATGAAATTGACCGTGATGAGAAACAGAGGCTTAGGAGagcaaacaaaagaaagaaggctAAAAACTTTAGGGAGCGAGAGGAATATAAGAGACAACGGACAATGCAAGAGCCGAAATCTAAGGAGAGAAGAACCGGTGCTGGCGAAGTTATTGATACCTTGTCGAGGGCAAAGAATGTTACAGTTATTGGTAAGAAGGGAGAATTGCGCGATGCCAAGGGtaatttgaagaagagcaaTGCTCCACAAACATCGACCAACTTCAAGTTGTAA